A genome region from Penaeus monodon isolate SGIC_2016 chromosome 14, NSTDA_Pmon_1, whole genome shotgun sequence includes the following:
- the LOC119580657 gene encoding piggyBac transposable element-derived protein 3-like produces the protein MYWQKKTRISVIADAMSRDMFSVIIASLKVFDESLLNAAQRKSDRFHKIRPLIDCVRSRCLELDRPQYVSVDEMIIPFTGRTHLKQFTPRKPNPHGLKIFVLASSDGQVLDFEFFQGKEDLLLNVQRTGLHLPEWGTLKIGEAAVLRFVKSVSRGTSFFFDRFFTTPKLLEILSSLGMGATGTMKKNLVPKQCRLKTENQLKRSGRGSSDCAVRDDSAFCITVWFDKKNIILASNEHSIQPVSTCQRWCKREKRHLEVERPRVVELYNSKMGGVDIIDQYDFKLEIAYSLISEEVLNDDNSESEISEEHDDISRKRTRPLPIAAKRTNSACHMPDALPPYASRTRCRYPGYTAVKSPDGPNLGQNLKVNISRTTHDTHLKICM, from the exons ATGTACtggcaaaagaaaacaaggatttCTGTTATAGCTGATGCCATGAGTCGTGACATGTTTTCAGTAATCATAGCTTCTCTGAAAGTCTTTGATGAGAGTCTGTTGAATGCAGCACAGAGGAAATCAGACAGATTTCATAAGATAAGACCACTCATAGATTGTGTTCGTTCACGCTGTTTGGAGTTAGACAGACCTCAGTATGTCTCAGTTGATGAAATGATCATTCCATTTACAGGCAGAACACACCTTAAGCAATTTACACCTCGGAAACCAAACCCACATGGCCTAAAGATCTTTGTTTTAGCTAGTAGTGATGGCCAAGTCCTAGATTTTGAGTTTTTTCAGGGTAAGGAAGACTTGCTTTTGAATGTACAAAGAACTGGACTTCATCTTCCAGAGTGGGGTACCCTTAAGATAGGAGAAGCTGCAGTCCTAAGATTTGTAAAGTCAGTCAGTAGAGGTACTAGTTTCTTCTTTGATAGGTTTTTTACTACACCTAAGCTCTTAGAAATTCTCTCATCATTAGGAATGGGAGCTACAGGGACAATGAAGAAGAACCTTGTGCCAAAACAGTGTCGATTGAAGACAGAGAATCAGTTAAAGAGATCCGGCAGAGGTTCCTCTGACTGTGCAGTGAGAGATGATTCTGCTTTTTGTATAACTGTATggtttgacaaaaaaaacatcatcttaGCATCTAATGAACATAGTATTCAGCCAGTATCTACTTGTCAGAGGtggtgtaaaagagaaaaacgccACTTAGAAGTGGAACGTCCTAGGGTTGTTGAGCTATACAACTCAAAGATGGGGGGCGTTGATATTATTGATCAG TATGATTTTAAATTGGAAATAGCTTATTCTTTGATTTCTGAAGAAGTTCTAAATGATGACAACAGTGAGTCTGAGATTTCAGAGGAGCATGATGACATTTCTAGAAAAAGAACAAGGCCCCTTCCCATTGCTGCAAAGCGTACTAACAGTGCATGCCATATGCCTGATGCATTACCCCCTTATGCTTCTAGAACGAGATGTCGATATCCAGG GTACACTGCAGTCAAA AGCCCCGATGGACcaaatttgggccaaaatttaAAGGTCAATATCTCTAGAACTACTCATGATACACATCTAAAAATATGCATGTAG
- the LOC119580658 gene encoding uncharacterized protein LOC119580658, giving the protein MAAGWRKERRNSLFSNIVAPMEEYQRLLAEFSNSDLSSISDDDDDWPSSPLRRRELFHELCANTESSASESDEENNRDGNVTTRSPEVTSSTAAAQTGPSRNLNTSGCHHFRRNINFNHRFTVDVDNNFQGTNFQSTVLSPVDYFMAYLSPEILDAMTLETQKKYMSKKGGSHYH; this is encoded by the exons ATGGCGGCTGgctggagaaaagagaggaggaacagtCTCTTCAGTAATATCGTCGCACCCATGG aagAATACCAGCGACTGCTGGCAGAATTTAGTAATTCTGATTTGAGCAGcatatctgatgatgatgatgactggccTTCATCTCCACTTCGGCGCAGAGAACTCTTTCATGAACTATGTGCCAACACTGAGAGTTCAGCATCTGAGTCTGATGAAGAGAACAACAGAGATGGAAATGTTACCACCAGGTCCCCTGAAGTTACAAGTAGCACTGCAGCTGCCCAGACTGGACCCAGCAGAAATCTCAATACTAGTGGATGTCATCATTTCAGGAGAAATATAAACTTCAATCACAGATTTACTgtagatgttgataataattttcaGGGAACTAATTTTCAATCCACAGTTCTCTCCCCTGTAGATTATTTCATGGCTTACCTCTCACCTGAAATTTTAGATGCAATGACTctagaaacacagaaaaagtaCATGTCCAAAAAAGGAGGAAGCCATTATCACTAA